From the Streptococcus sp. 29887 genome, one window contains:
- a CDS encoding ABC transporter substrate-binding protein has protein sequence MGFKKIILSSVTLLSAITMAACSSSSSDNSSVNVGIIQYAEHEALTAAREGFVEALAEAGYKEGENLTIDLQNSQGDQANLQTMVQKLAGNNDLNFAIATPAAQAMLNADAETPGVFTAVTDPVEAGLVESLEVPGGSMTGSIDATDVEGQIDMLVKVVPSAKIVGIFYNSSEVNSEVQAEQAKKALEAKGIKVEVTTVTSTNDVQQAITSLAGKVDAIYLPTDNTVASTASTIGDVLKEAKVPAMGSDAAVIDAALFTYGVDYHAIGVQAGELAAKILDGEKPADLAVEKPNTAAITVNEEMATVVGINPATIKALEE, from the coding sequence ATGGGATTTAAAAAAATTATCCTTAGTTCAGTAACACTCTTATCAGCAATTACCATGGCTGCTTGTAGCTCAAGTTCATCAGACAATAGTTCAGTAAATGTTGGTATCATTCAGTATGCCGAGCATGAGGCATTAACTGCAGCCCGTGAAGGTTTTGTGGAAGCCTTGGCAGAAGCAGGCTACAAAGAAGGTGAAAACTTAACAATTGATTTGCAAAATTCACAAGGTGATCAAGCCAATTTGCAGACAATGGTTCAAAAGTTAGCTGGTAACAATGACCTTAACTTTGCCATTGCAACACCAGCTGCCCAGGCCATGTTAAACGCAGATGCTGAAACTCCTGGCGTATTTACAGCTGTAACGGATCCAGTTGAAGCAGGCTTGGTGGAATCCTTGGAAGTCCCAGGAGGAAGCATGACAGGCTCAATTGATGCGACAGATGTAGAGGGGCAAATTGATATGTTAGTCAAAGTAGTTCCCTCTGCCAAAATAGTTGGTATTTTCTACAATTCTAGCGAGGTAAACTCTGAAGTTCAAGCAGAGCAGGCAAAAAAAGCGCTTGAAGCAAAAGGGATTAAGGTAGAAGTGACGACTGTTACTTCAACTAACGATGTTCAGCAAGCCATCACTTCATTGGCTGGCAAAGTGGATGCAATCTACCTTCCAACTGATAACACAGTAGCATCAACAGCTTCGACCATTGGCGATGTTTTGAAAGAGGCAAAAGTTCCAGCTATGGGATCTGACGCAGCGGTTATTGATGCAGCACTCTTTACCTACGGTGTTGACTACCATGCAATCGGTGTGCAGGCTGGAGAATTAGCTGCTAAAATTTTGGATGGTGAGAAGCCAGCAGACTTGGCTGTTGAAAAACCAAATACAGCAGCTATTACAGTCAATGAAGAAATGGCAACAGTAGTGGGAATTAATCCAGCAACCATTAAAGCATTGGAAGAATAA
- a CDS encoding ABC transporter substrate-binding protein, with product MYNKLVKKLATISLASVAALTLAACASTSKQASSEAVKVGVLQYMEHESLTAAREGFVAELEANGYKEGEKLVLDYQNAQGDQANLQTISEQLVGENDLVLAIATPSAQSLATVSTETPILFTAVTDPLSADLVETIEKPGGLLTGTSDQAPIDKQVELLGQAVPDAKTVGILYTTSERNSEVQVEQAKALLEKAGYKVVVKGITSTNEVQDATTSLMKDVDAVFVPTDNTVASTMTMIGELSVEHKVPVIGGSTDMVDEGGLLTYGTNYEALGRQTAKMAIKIIEGAKVSETAVEYPETVSLHVNEEMAKKLGIDTAKLSVTE from the coding sequence ATGTATAATAAACTAGTAAAAAAATTGGCAACTATTTCATTGGCAAGTGTAGCAGCTTTGACACTTGCAGCCTGCGCCTCAACATCTAAACAAGCCTCATCTGAAGCCGTTAAAGTTGGTGTCCTTCAGTATATGGAGCATGAGTCATTGACAGCAGCGCGTGAAGGTTTTGTGGCTGAACTGGAAGCAAATGGCTACAAGGAAGGTGAAAAATTGGTCTTGGATTATCAAAATGCCCAAGGTGACCAAGCCAACCTTCAGACTATTTCAGAACAATTGGTTGGGGAAAATGATTTAGTCCTAGCCATCGCAACGCCATCAGCTCAAAGTTTGGCGACTGTATCAACGGAAACACCAATTCTCTTTACAGCCGTTACAGATCCATTGTCAGCCGACTTGGTTGAAACAATCGAGAAACCAGGTGGCTTATTGACGGGTACATCTGACCAGGCACCAATTGATAAACAAGTTGAATTGCTAGGTCAAGCTGTTCCAGATGCCAAGACAGTTGGTATTTTGTACACTACTAGCGAACGGAACTCAGAAGTTCAGGTAGAACAAGCCAAGGCATTACTAGAAAAAGCTGGTTACAAGGTTGTTGTCAAAGGAATTACTTCAACCAATGAAGTTCAAGATGCAACAACCAGCTTGATGAAGGATGTGGATGCTGTCTTTGTTCCAACTGATAATACCGTTGCTTCCACCATGACCATGATTGGTGAATTGTCTGTGGAGCATAAAGTTCCTGTCATCGGTGGTTCAACAGATATGGTGGATGAAGGTGGTCTGTTGACCTACGGTACAAACTATGAGGCACTCGGTCGTCAAACTGCCAAAATGGCCATTAAGATCATCGAAGGTGCTAAGGTATCTGAAACAGCTGTAGAATATCCTGAAACAGTTAGCCTTCATGTCAATGAAGAAATGGCTAAGAAATTGGGTATCGATACGGCTAAACTATCTGTAACAGAATAA
- a CDS encoding ABC transporter permease, translated as MDIILSSISQGLLWSVMAIGVYLTFRILDIADMTAEGSYPLGAAVCATGIVNGVNPLLATFMAVLAGMVAGLISGLLHTKLKIPALLTGIVTLTGLYSINLKILGKANVALLKQETLVTQLQEFGLTKTNAVLVIGLVFVLAVVGLLTLLLNTQIGLAIRSTGDNIPMSEANGINVDNMKIYGYMMSNGLIALCGALLTQNNGYADLNSGTGTIVIGLASVIIAEVILRNLRLGWRLLSVVLGAVVYRLIILAILEIPGMDADLVKLFSAILLATVLYVPELQKKLNIRRPKLNGNA; from the coding sequence GTGGATATTATTTTATCAAGCATTTCACAAGGCCTGCTCTGGTCGGTCATGGCGATTGGTGTTTACCTGACATTTCGTATTTTAGATATCGCAGATATGACAGCGGAGGGGTCTTATCCCCTCGGAGCTGCAGTCTGTGCAACTGGGATTGTTAATGGAGTAAATCCCTTGCTGGCGACTTTTATGGCAGTGCTAGCAGGTATGGTAGCTGGATTGATTTCAGGTTTGCTTCATACAAAACTGAAAATTCCAGCCCTTTTGACAGGTATTGTCACTTTGACAGGCCTTTACTCTATCAACTTGAAAATTTTGGGTAAGGCCAACGTGGCCCTACTAAAACAAGAAACCTTGGTAACGCAATTGCAGGAATTTGGTTTAACCAAAACAAATGCAGTCTTGGTTATCGGTCTTGTCTTTGTACTAGCAGTTGTAGGTCTGCTTACTCTCTTGTTGAATACGCAAATTGGTTTGGCTATTCGTTCAACAGGGGACAACATCCCAATGAGTGAGGCCAATGGTATCAACGTTGACAATATGAAAATCTATGGCTACATGATGTCAAACGGTTTGATTGCCCTCTGTGGCGCCTTGTTGACACAAAACAATGGCTATGCAGATTTGAACTCTGGTACAGGTACCATTGTTATCGGTCTGGCATCTGTCATTATTGCAGAAGTTATCTTGCGTAACTTACGCTTGGGTTGGAGATTGTTATCCGTTGTACTTGGTGCAGTTGTTTACCGTTTGATTATCCTTGCAATTTTGGAAATTCCAGGCATGGATGCAGACCTTGTAAAACTCTTCTCAGCCATTCTCTTGGCAACAGTCCTTTATGTGCCAGAATTGCAGAAGAAGCTCAACATTCGTCGACCAAAATTGAACGGAAATGCTTAG
- a CDS encoding ABC transporter ATP-binding protein has product MKTILSIQNIHKTFEAGTVNENHVLRGLNLDVKEGDFISIIGGNGAGKSTFMNSLAGALTVDSGDILLEGKSIKHVSAAKRSKDISRVFQDPKMGTASRLTIEENMAIAYRRGLSRGLGWGVKDSERAIFKEALKELGLGLEDRMKVDTQFLSGGQRQALTLMMASLVKPKVLLLDEHTAALDPKTSDMVMELTKKIVESHQLTALMITHNMENAIEYGNRLVMLHRGQIVVDVAGEEKKNLTVQNLMDLFYKNSGEKLTDDEMIL; this is encoded by the coding sequence ATGAAAACTATTTTATCAATACAAAATATTCATAAGACCTTCGAAGCAGGGACAGTCAATGAAAACCATGTCCTTCGTGGGTTGAACTTAGATGTAAAAGAAGGGGATTTCATCTCCATTATCGGTGGTAATGGTGCAGGCAAATCGACTTTCATGAACTCACTTGCAGGTGCCTTGACGGTTGATTCGGGCGATATTTTGCTTGAAGGTAAATCCATTAAGCATGTATCAGCTGCCAAACGCTCTAAGGACATTAGTCGAGTATTCCAAGATCCGAAAATGGGAACAGCCTCTCGCTTGACCATTGAAGAAAACATGGCCATTGCCTACCGCCGTGGTTTATCTCGTGGACTTGGTTGGGGTGTGAAAGACAGCGAACGGGCTATTTTCAAAGAAGCATTAAAAGAGCTTGGCTTGGGCTTGGAAGACCGTATGAAAGTGGATACGCAGTTCTTATCAGGTGGTCAGCGTCAGGCTCTGACCTTGATGATGGCTTCGCTTGTGAAACCAAAGGTTCTACTTTTGGATGAACATACTGCTGCCCTGGATCCAAAAACCAGCGACATGGTTATGGAACTGACCAAGAAAATCGTGGAAAGTCACCAGTTGACAGCTCTTATGATTACGCACAACATGGAAAATGCCATCGAATATGGAAATCGTTTGGTCATGTTGCACCGTGGTCAGATTGTTGTCGATGTAGCAGGAGAAGAGAAAAAGAACCTGACTGTTCAAAACTTGATGGACCTCTTCTACAAAAACAGCGGTGAGAAACTAACTGACGATGAGATGATTTTATAG
- the aroB gene encoding 3-dehydroquinate synthase, producing the protein MKLTVNLPNNPYDILIERGSLAQAGSWVKGLWKPQKIAIITDDHVGSLYAETVQSSLETAGFETIVFDFPEGEASKNLDTVNQAYEFLVQHGMTRSDGIIALGGGVVGDLAGFVASTYMRGIHFLQIPTSLTAQVDSSIGGKTGVNTPFAKNMVGTFCQPDGVLIDPDTLKTLGKRELIEGMGEVVKYGLIDDVELWETLAQLDGSIESILEHADYIIYHSCEVKRKVVVEDELDNGVRLYLNFGHTIGHAIEATAGYGQVMHGEAVAIGMVQISRAAERKDLMPPGMTEKIIAMCEKFGLPTAHQPWNIDELFAALTRDKKARGKSIKLVIVPQLGQAAIHQIPMEEMLEFLQL; encoded by the coding sequence ATGAAACTGACCGTCAATCTCCCTAATAATCCCTACGATATCCTCATCGAAAGAGGAAGTTTAGCACAGGCAGGTTCCTGGGTCAAAGGGCTCTGGAAACCTCAGAAAATCGCCATCATCACAGATGACCACGTCGGCTCACTCTATGCTGAAACAGTACAGTCTAGTCTGGAAACTGCTGGCTTTGAAACCATTGTCTTTGACTTTCCAGAAGGTGAAGCTTCAAAAAATCTTGACACTGTCAATCAGGCCTACGAATTTCTCGTACAGCATGGCATGACCCGAAGTGACGGCATTATCGCCCTCGGTGGCGGTGTCGTTGGTGATTTGGCTGGCTTTGTTGCCTCAACCTATATGCGTGGCATCCATTTCCTACAAATTCCAACCAGCTTGACAGCACAAGTTGATTCCTCTATCGGTGGAAAAACTGGCGTCAATACCCCATTTGCAAAGAACATGGTAGGTACCTTCTGCCAGCCAGACGGCGTTTTAATTGACCCTGACACCCTCAAAACCCTTGGCAAACGAGAATTGATTGAAGGAATGGGCGAGGTTGTCAAATATGGCTTAATAGATGATGTGGAGCTTTGGGAAACCTTAGCTCAACTAGATGGATCTATCGAGAGCATTTTGGAACACGCTGACTATATCATCTACCATTCCTGCGAAGTCAAACGCAAGGTCGTTGTCGAGGATGAATTGGACAACGGTGTCAGACTCTACCTCAACTTCGGCCATACCATTGGCCATGCTATTGAAGCGACTGCAGGTTATGGACAGGTCATGCACGGTGAAGCTGTTGCCATCGGTATGGTGCAAATCTCACGCGCTGCTGAAAGAAAAGACCTCATGCCACCAGGTATGACTGAAAAAATCATCGCCATGTGCGAAAAATTCGGCCTACCAACTGCACACCAACCATGGAATATCGATGAATTATTCGCAGCCTTAACCCGTGATAAGAAGGCGCGAGGCAAGTCCATCAAACTAGTCATCGTTCCACAATTAGGTCAGGCAGCCATCCATCAAATCCCGATGGAAGAAATGCTAGAATTTCTACAACTATAA
- a CDS encoding shikimate dehydrogenase yields the protein MTIDGYTRLAAVVAKPIKHSISPFIHNLAFKETGVNGVYVAWEIPEEDLAVTLDNIKRYDMFGINLSMPYKQAVIPYLDDLTPSARLIGAVNTVIHKDGKLIGHNTDGIGFFKSLERLKGFQVKNKRLAILGGGGASTAIMAQAALDSAKEITIFCRQQSLERTQTSIAPIVEATGVPMQVLANDDSQLMQEEIAKSDLLVNGTSVGMDGVSLPIPANLEFPEQLLVADIIYQPFETPLLKLAQSQGNPTINGLGMLLFQAAEAFQSWTGKEMPTDLIWDQLVQKYDIN from the coding sequence ATGACTATAGATGGATATACTCGTCTAGCAGCTGTTGTAGCCAAGCCTATCAAGCACTCTATTTCCCCCTTCATACATAATCTGGCTTTTAAGGAAACAGGTGTAAATGGAGTATACGTCGCTTGGGAAATCCCAGAGGAAGACTTGGCAGTCACTCTTGACAATATCAAACGCTATGACATGTTTGGTATCAACCTGTCCATGCCTTACAAACAAGCCGTTATTCCCTACCTTGATGACCTAACACCATCAGCTCGCCTGATTGGAGCCGTTAATACCGTTATTCACAAAGACGGTAAACTAATCGGACACAACACCGATGGAATTGGATTTTTCAAGAGTTTGGAAAGACTAAAAGGCTTTCAAGTTAAGAATAAGCGACTAGCCATCCTAGGAGGTGGCGGTGCTTCTACTGCTATCATGGCCCAGGCTGCTCTGGATAGCGCCAAAGAAATCACCATTTTCTGCCGCCAACAAAGTTTAGAAAGAACCCAGACAAGCATTGCACCTATTGTAGAAGCTACTGGAGTTCCCATGCAGGTCCTAGCCAATGATGATAGTCAGTTGATGCAAGAAGAAATTGCCAAGTCAGACTTACTTGTCAACGGCACTAGTGTCGGTATGGATGGTGTTTCTCTACCGATCCCAGCTAACCTAGAATTTCCAGAACAACTCTTGGTTGCGGACATTATTTACCAACCATTTGAAACACCCTTATTAAAACTAGCCCAGTCACAAGGCAATCCAACCATCAACGGATTAGGCATGCTGCTCTTTCAAGCAGCCGAGGCCTTCCAATCTTGGACTGGAAAGGAAATGCCGACTGACTTGATTTGGGACCAATTAGTCCAGAAATACGACATCAACTAG
- a CDS encoding 3-deoxy-7-phosphoheptulonate synthase: MGIHKRSTSLDIDKVKELSKLEGEFLAAKNQRDEELKGIIRGEDDRLLLVIGPCSSDNEEAVLEYANRLSKLQEEVKDKIFMVMRVYTAKPRTNGEGYKGLVHQPDTSKLPDLINGIAAVRNLHYRVITETGLTTADEMLYSANYPLVEDLVSYHAIGARSVEDQEHRFVASGIDIPTGMKNPTSGNLKVMFNGIYAAQNKQNFIYRDAEVDTDGNPLAHAILRGATTEQGTYEPNYYYDILLKTIKQYEEFGLEHPFIVIDTNHDNSGKNYLEQIRIVRQTLINRAWNESIRKYVRGFMIESYLEDGRQDSPEVFGKSITDPCLGWEKTEALIREIHQTL, from the coding sequence ATGGGAATTCACAAACGTAGCACCAGTCTAGATATTGATAAAGTAAAAGAACTCTCCAAACTAGAAGGCGAATTTTTAGCCGCTAAAAACCAACGTGATGAAGAATTAAAAGGCATCATCCGTGGTGAAGATGACCGCCTGCTCTTGGTCATTGGTCCATGTTCATCTGACAATGAAGAGGCTGTTTTAGAATACGCCAACCGTTTGTCCAAACTTCAAGAAGAAGTCAAAGACAAAATCTTCATGGTCATGAGGGTCTATACTGCCAAACCACGAACCAACGGCGAAGGCTATAAAGGACTTGTCCACCAGCCAGATACTTCTAAATTACCAGACCTCATCAACGGTATCGCCGCTGTTCGTAACCTGCACTACCGTGTCATTACTGAAACAGGTCTAACAACAGCCGACGAGATGCTCTACTCTGCCAACTATCCACTGGTGGAAGATTTGGTATCCTACCATGCGATCGGAGCCCGCTCAGTTGAAGATCAAGAGCACCGTTTTGTAGCTTCCGGTATTGATATACCTACGGGTATGAAAAATCCTACTTCTGGCAATCTTAAAGTCATGTTCAACGGTATCTACGCTGCCCAAAACAAACAAAACTTTATCTATCGTGATGCCGAAGTTGATACAGACGGCAATCCACTTGCCCATGCCATTTTACGCGGTGCCACGACCGAACAAGGTACTTACGAGCCAAACTACTACTACGATATTCTCTTGAAAACCATCAAACAGTATGAAGAATTTGGGCTAGAACATCCATTTATCGTTATCGATACCAACCACGATAATTCTGGAAAAAATTACCTGGAACAAATCCGTATCGTCCGTCAAACCCTCATCAACCGAGCTTGGAACGAATCCATTCGCAAGTACGTTCGCGGCTTCATGATTGAATCCTACTTGGAAGACGGCCGTCAGGACAGCCCTGAAGTATTTGGGAAATCCATTACCGACCCTTGCTTGGGCTGGGAAAAAACGGAAGCACTTATCCGTGAAATCCACCAGACCCTGTAA
- a CDS encoding 3-deoxy-7-phosphoheptulonate synthase, which yields MLFTPISEKIDINQVREHSKLSPETLAKKQARDRELEAILKGEDDRLLLVIGPCSSDNEEAVLDYAHRLAKLQEEVKDKIFMVMRVYTAKPRTNGDGYKGLMHQPDTDAAPSLINGIKAVRNLHYRVITETGLTTADEMLYPENLPLVDDLVSYIAVGARSVENQQHRFVASGIDVPTGLKNPTSGNLKVMFNGIFAAQKKQSFLFNNTEVETSGNPLAHVILRGAVNENGKYLPNYYYDNLLETIDLYDQFGLKNPFIIIDTNHDNSGKNYLEQIRIVRQTLINRDWNEAIRKYVRGFMIESYIEDGRQDNPDIYGKSITDPCLGWEKTQELIREIHSR from the coding sequence ATATTGTTTACACCAATCAGTGAAAAAATCGACATCAATCAAGTGCGAGAGCATTCTAAACTATCTCCCGAAACTCTTGCCAAAAAACAAGCCCGTGACCGTGAATTAGAAGCTATTCTAAAAGGTGAGGATGACCGTCTTCTCTTAGTAATTGGGCCATGTTCTTCTGACAATGAAGAGGCAGTTTTGGACTACGCTCACCGTTTGGCTAAACTTCAAGAAGAAGTCAAAGATAAAATTTTCATGGTTATGCGGGTCTACACTGCCAAGCCTCGTACAAATGGCGATGGCTACAAGGGCCTCATGCACCAACCTGATACAGATGCCGCACCTAGCCTGATCAACGGCATCAAGGCTGTTCGTAATTTGCACTACCGCGTCATTACCGAAACTGGTTTGACAACAGCCGACGAGATGCTTTATCCAGAAAACCTGCCATTGGTTGACGATTTGGTTTCTTACATTGCCGTTGGTGCTCGTTCTGTTGAAAACCAACAACACCGCTTTGTAGCTTCTGGTATTGATGTTCCAACAGGCTTGAAAAACCCTACTTCTGGCAACCTTAAAGTCATGTTTAATGGTATCTTTGCAGCTCAGAAGAAACAATCCTTCCTCTTCAACAATACAGAGGTCGAAACTTCTGGCAACCCGCTTGCCCACGTTATCCTTCGTGGTGCTGTCAATGAAAACGGGAAGTATTTGCCAAACTACTACTACGACAATCTCTTGGAAACCATTGACCTCTATGATCAATTTGGTTTGAAAAATCCATTCATCATCATCGATACCAACCATGATAACTCTGGTAAAAATTATCTGGAGCAAATCCGCATCGTTCGCCAAACCTTGATTAACCGTGACTGGAATGAAGCTATCCGTAAGTATGTTCGCGGCTTCATGATTGAATCCTACATCGAAGACGGTCGCCAAGATAATCCAGATATTTATGGTAAATCCATCACAGACCCATGCTTAGGCTGGGAAAAAACGCAAGAACTCATCCGAGAAATCCACAGTAGATAG
- the aroA gene encoding 3-phosphoshikimate 1-carboxyvinyltransferase: MKLRTNIEKLQGSIRVPGDKSISHRSIIFGSLAKGVTRVHDILRGEDVLSTMQVFRDLGVKIEDNGDVVEVYGVGFDGLQAPQNHLDMGNSGTSIRLISGVLAGQDFEATMFGDDSLSKRPMDRVTIPLSQMGVEISGQTERDLPPLTIKGTKNLQAINYQLPVASAQVKSALLFAALQAEGESVIVEKELTRNHTEDMIVQFGGELTVNGKEIRIKGGQEFTAQEITVPGDISSAAFWLVAGLVVPNSKIVLENVGINETRTGILDVIKAMGGQMTLSDIDEIAKSATITVETSDLKATEIAGDLIPRLIDELPIIALLATQANGTTIIRDAEELKVKETDRIQVVADALNSMGAKIEPTEDGMIIHGPTALHGATVNTFGDHRIGMMTAIAALLAQDGEVELERAEAINTSYPAFFDHLNSLID; this comes from the coding sequence ATGAAATTAAGGACAAATATAGAAAAATTACAAGGTAGTATTCGAGTTCCGGGGGATAAATCCATCAGCCATCGCTCTATTATTTTCGGCTCCCTTGCAAAAGGTGTCACTCGTGTTCATGATATTTTGCGTGGCGAGGATGTACTGTCTACCATGCAGGTCTTTCGTGATTTGGGTGTGAAAATTGAAGACAACGGTGATGTGGTTGAAGTGTACGGTGTTGGTTTCGATGGTCTTCAAGCACCCCAAAATCACTTAGATATGGGGAATTCAGGGACATCTATTCGCTTGATTTCTGGCGTTTTAGCAGGTCAAGACTTTGAGGCAACCATGTTTGGTGACGATTCCCTGTCTAAACGTCCTATGGATCGTGTGACCATTCCGCTTAGCCAAATGGGTGTGGAGATTTCTGGTCAGACAGAACGTGATTTGCCACCATTGACTATCAAAGGAACCAAGAATTTACAAGCAATCAACTACCAACTTCCAGTTGCCTCGGCTCAAGTCAAGTCTGCTCTGCTATTTGCAGCCTTACAAGCCGAAGGTGAAAGTGTTATCGTCGAGAAAGAGTTGACCCGTAACCACACGGAAGATATGATTGTTCAGTTTGGTGGTGAGTTGACGGTCAATGGTAAGGAAATTCGTATCAAAGGTGGTCAGGAATTTACGGCCCAAGAGATTACGGTGCCGGGTGATATTTCCAGCGCAGCCTTTTGGCTGGTAGCTGGTTTGGTAGTACCAAATTCCAAGATTGTTCTGGAGAATGTCGGTATCAATGAAACACGGACTGGAATTTTAGACGTTATCAAGGCCATGGGTGGTCAGATGACACTATCAGATATTGATGAGATAGCAAAATCTGCGACCATTACGGTGGAAACTTCTGACTTGAAGGCTACGGAGATTGCGGGTGACTTAATTCCACGTTTGATTGATGAGTTGCCGATTATTGCTCTTTTAGCCACTCAGGCAAATGGCACAACAATTATCCGTGATGCCGAAGAACTCAAAGTCAAAGAAACAGACCGCATTCAAGTGGTGGCAGATGCCCTGAATAGCATGGGAGCCAAGATTGAGCCGACAGAGGATGGTATGATTATTCATGGTCCAACTGCCTTGCATGGTGCGACTGTTAACACCTTCGGTGACCATCGTATTGGTATGATGACGGCCATTGCGGCCCTTTTGGCTCAGGATGGAGAAGTTGAGTTAGAGAGAGCGGAGGCTATCAATACTAGCTATCCAGCCTTCTTTGACCACCTAAATAGTTTGATAGACTAG
- a CDS encoding shikimate kinase: MPIVLLGFMGVGKSTTARLLDLPVYDMDQIIEERIGMTIADYFKLEGEATFRKVETEVLKELLDLPADCLVSTGGGVVKSEFNRQLLLDNKEKNVLLTASFEVAYERISQDSQSKRPLFLQHSKEEFETIYQERMTLYQGLAATIINTDQLTPEQVARKILCK, from the coding sequence ATGCCAATCGTTTTACTTGGATTTATGGGAGTTGGAAAATCAACCACAGCACGTTTGTTGGACCTCCCTGTTTACGATATGGACCAAATTATTGAAGAACGGATTGGCATGACCATCGCTGATTATTTCAAGCTCGAAGGAGAAGCTACTTTTCGTAAAGTTGAAACGGAAGTCTTGAAAGAATTATTGGATTTGCCTGCTGACTGTCTGGTATCGACAGGCGGTGGTGTGGTCAAATCTGAGTTCAATCGTCAGTTATTATTAGATAATAAAGAAAAAAATGTTCTTTTGACTGCATCGTTTGAAGTTGCCTATGAGCGAATTAGCCAGGATAGTCAATCAAAGCGTCCCCTTTTTTTGCAACATAGCAAGGAAGAATTTGAAACTATCTATCAAGAACGCATGACCCTTTATCAAGGATTGGCGGCTACCATTATCAATACAGACCAACTTACTCCAGAACAAGTAGCAAGGAAGATTCTATGCAAGTAG
- the pheA gene encoding prephenate dehydratase, translated as MQVAYLGPRGSFTHQVAQQAFPSADLQAFGTITEVIKAYETGQVVYSVIPVENSIEGSVHETIDYLFHQAEIHAVAEIVQPIAQQLLATGADKAIEVIYSHPQAIAQGKKYILEHFPTARIEVTASTAYAARYVAEHPAQSYAAIAPQAAAEEYGLMVIGQDIQEISENFTRFWILGNDAPSLQLKEVTNKLSLALTLPDNLPGALYKAMSVFSWRGISLTKIESRPLKTALGEYFFILDIENEQPELMTFSLEELKSLGISCKILGNYQVYLAS; from the coding sequence ATGCAAGTAGCTTACCTAGGACCGCGCGGTTCTTTTACCCATCAAGTTGCCCAACAGGCCTTTCCAAGTGCTGATTTGCAGGCTTTCGGAACTATTACAGAAGTGATTAAGGCTTATGAAACAGGGCAGGTTGTCTATTCTGTTATTCCAGTTGAAAACTCTATTGAGGGTAGTGTCCACGAAACTATTGATTATCTTTTTCATCAGGCGGAAATCCATGCGGTTGCTGAAATTGTTCAACCGATAGCCCAGCAACTTTTGGCAACGGGTGCAGATAAGGCAATTGAGGTTATTTATTCACACCCACAGGCTATTGCACAGGGGAAGAAATATATTCTGGAGCATTTTCCTACTGCTCGGATTGAGGTGACGGCTAGTACAGCTTATGCAGCACGGTATGTGGCTGAGCATCCAGCCCAGTCTTATGCGGCTATAGCACCACAAGCTGCGGCAGAGGAATATGGTCTAATGGTAATTGGGCAAGACATTCAGGAAATTAGTGAGAATTTTACTCGATTTTGGATTTTGGGAAATGATGCACCTAGTTTGCAACTTAAGGAAGTAACGAATAAGCTAAGTTTAGCTTTAACCTTGCCAGATAATTTACCGGGAGCTTTATATAAAGCTATGTCAGTTTTTTCTTGGAGAGGAATTAGTCTGACAAAAATTGAAAGTAGGCCATTGAAAACGGCGCTGGGTGAGTATTTTTTCATCTTAGACATTGAGAACGAGCAACCTGAATTGATGACCTTTTCATTGGAAGAATTGAAAAGTTTGGGAATATCATGTAAAATACTAGGTAATTATCAAGTGTACCTGGCTAGTTAG